The Rhizobium etli 8C-3 genome has a segment encoding these proteins:
- a CDS encoding ABC transporter ATP-binding protein translates to MASQNRLTAPLLRRQTPAPAPQPAAPLLLVEGLSVAYGKQEVVQDVGFELGHGKSLAIIGESGSGKSTIARALLRLLPGGARAGGHVRFDGQELLALPERRFRPLRGRAIGFVPQDPGNALNPVRTIGAQAMEAAALTDEPSAVIRRALVLETFAQIGLDNAHRVYDSYPHQLSGGMLQRVLIGLAVLPRPALLVADEPTSALDVTIQKRILDLLSRLQHELDISLLLITHDLAIAAERADSLVVLKDGTVQEAGGTSAVFSSPASNYARKLHADVPALNPDRYARLRDPGFGLLDATNQAPKIEVSAVTKRFTIDGKHLTAVDDVSFSVPAGTTHALVGESGSGKTTTIRLLLGLEEPDAGEISVAGERLTGLSHASLRTVWRHLQFVYQNPFTSLDPTWSVEHLVREPLDRFKVGTPRERAEEVREALANVGLGEHLLTRKPGALSGGQRQRVAIARSLILKPDVIVLDEPTSALDVGVQADIVEVLLSLQAKLGLTYVFVSHDLALVRQLAHTVSVMQRGSIVEHGTIKDIFDNPRHPYTASLLQSIPSGFAGPARGQQPRSLQAFREEQIA, encoded by the coding sequence ATGGCTTCGCAAAACAGACTGACTGCGCCACTCCTTCGAAGACAGACGCCCGCACCCGCGCCGCAACCCGCGGCACCTCTCCTTCTGGTCGAGGGACTTTCCGTCGCCTATGGAAAGCAGGAGGTCGTTCAAGACGTCGGCTTCGAACTGGGACATGGCAAAAGCCTCGCCATTATTGGCGAATCCGGCTCCGGAAAATCCACCATCGCCCGCGCGCTGCTGCGGCTTCTGCCCGGCGGCGCGCGGGCAGGCGGGCATGTCCGGTTCGATGGTCAGGAACTGCTGGCCCTGCCCGAACGCCGGTTCCGGCCCTTGCGTGGACGGGCGATCGGATTTGTCCCGCAGGATCCCGGCAACGCCCTCAACCCGGTGCGAACGATCGGTGCGCAGGCGATGGAAGCGGCAGCCCTGACCGACGAGCCAAGTGCCGTTATCCGAAGAGCGCTTGTCCTCGAGACCTTTGCCCAGATCGGACTCGACAATGCGCATCGAGTATACGACTCCTATCCACATCAACTCTCCGGCGGCATGCTGCAACGCGTGCTGATCGGTCTTGCCGTCCTGCCGCGTCCCGCGCTCCTCGTTGCAGACGAGCCGACCTCCGCCCTCGACGTTACGATCCAGAAACGGATCCTCGATCTGCTCTCGCGTCTGCAGCACGAGTTGGATATCAGTCTGCTCCTCATTACCCACGATTTGGCAATCGCGGCGGAGCGGGCCGACTCGTTGGTGGTCCTCAAGGACGGCACCGTTCAGGAGGCAGGAGGGACATCGGCTGTCTTCTCATCGCCCGCATCGAACTATGCCAGGAAACTGCATGCCGATGTCCCGGCCCTCAATCCTGATCGTTATGCGAGGCTTCGCGATCCCGGCTTTGGTCTCCTCGATGCCACCAACCAGGCGCCGAAGATCGAAGTGAGCGCCGTCACCAAGAGGTTCACGATCGATGGCAAACACCTGACCGCCGTCGATGACGTTTCCTTCAGCGTCCCGGCGGGAACGACCCATGCGCTGGTCGGCGAATCGGGATCCGGCAAGACGACGACGATCCGGCTGCTGCTGGGGCTTGAAGAACCGGATGCGGGCGAGATTTCGGTGGCAGGCGAGCGCCTAACCGGGCTCTCGCACGCGTCGCTGCGCACAGTCTGGCGGCATCTTCAGTTCGTCTACCAGAACCCGTTTACCTCGCTCGACCCGACCTGGAGCGTCGAGCATCTGGTGCGCGAGCCTCTCGACCGCTTCAAGGTCGGCACGCCCAGGGAGCGGGCCGAAGAGGTCCGCGAGGCGCTCGCCAATGTCGGTCTTGGCGAACATCTGCTGACGCGCAAGCCTGGAGCCTTGTCCGGCGGTCAGCGCCAGCGTGTGGCAATCGCTCGGTCATTGATCCTGAAGCCCGACGTCATCGTCCTGGACGAGCCGACTTCCGCTCTCGATGTCGGCGTCCAGGCCGACATTGTCGAAGTGCTGCTCTCCCTGCAGGCGAAGCTTGGCCTCACCTATGTCTTCGTGTCCCATGACCTGGCACTGGTGCGCCAGCTTGCTCACACCGTCTCGGTCATGCAGCGGGGCAGCATCGTGGAGCATGGAACCATCAAGGACATTTTTGATAATCCTCGGCATCCCTACACGGCATCGCTGCTGCAATCGATCCCTTCCGGCTTCGCCGGTCCTGCTCGCGGGCAGCAACCGCGATCCCTGCAAGCATTCCGAGAGGAGCAGATCGCATGA
- a CDS encoding LLM class flavin-dependent oxidoreductase has translation MAAEFISVSFPNASNDLNPIPDAPVDPRFLERYARALDDYGFNYTLIPYSSSSFDPFTIGATVLAHTKNIKIIVALRPNTVYPTVAAKSLATLDQLSGGRVVVHFIAGGSDEEQSREGDFLNKEERYERQEEYIHILRLAWMSKEPFDFDGKYYQFKQFRSAVRPINGLIPISLGGSSDAAYRIGGSLCDIFGLWGEPLKETKQQIDRIYAQAAKAGRTDRPRIWVTFRPIVAETDELAWQKAHKVLDRLNENRQRGLARAPINAAPPANVGSQRLLDIAKRGDVHDRALWYPTVTATNASGATTALVGSPRTIADSILDYIDLGADLISIRGYDNFNDAVDYGRYILPLVREGIREREEAKKKNAA, from the coding sequence ATGGCCGCGGAATTCATAAGTGTCAGCTTTCCCAACGCGTCAAACGACCTGAACCCAATTCCCGACGCGCCGGTGGATCCTCGCTTTCTCGAGCGCTATGCCCGCGCCCTCGACGACTACGGTTTCAACTACACGCTGATCCCATACTCCTCCTCGTCCTTCGACCCCTTCACGATCGGCGCCACGGTTCTCGCGCACACGAAGAACATCAAGATCATCGTCGCGCTGCGGCCGAACACCGTCTATCCGACGGTCGCAGCCAAATCGCTGGCAACGCTCGATCAACTGAGCGGCGGCCGCGTCGTCGTCCACTTCATTGCCGGCGGCAGCGACGAAGAGCAGTCGCGTGAAGGCGATTTCCTCAACAAGGAAGAGCGCTATGAGCGGCAGGAAGAGTACATTCATATCCTGCGGCTTGCCTGGATGTCGAAGGAGCCTTTTGATTTCGACGGTAAATATTATCAGTTCAAACAATTCCGCAGCGCTGTACGCCCGATCAACGGGCTCATTCCGATTTCGCTTGGCGGCTCATCGGATGCAGCCTATCGCATCGGCGGTTCGCTCTGCGATATCTTCGGACTTTGGGGCGAGCCGCTCAAGGAAACGAAACAGCAAATTGATCGTATTTACGCGCAAGCCGCAAAGGCAGGCCGGACGGACCGCCCGCGTATCTGGGTGACGTTCCGGCCGATTGTGGCCGAAACGGACGAGCTTGCGTGGCAAAAGGCGCATAAAGTCCTGGATCGCCTGAACGAGAACCGCCAGAGGGGTCTGGCGCGCGCGCCCATCAACGCCGCGCCGCCAGCCAATGTCGGTTCGCAGCGCCTCCTGGATATCGCCAAGCGCGGCGATGTTCATGACCGAGCCCTCTGGTATCCGACGGTCACGGCCACCAATGCCAGCGGCGCGACCACGGCACTTGTCGGTTCGCCGCGCACGATTGCCGATTCCATTCTCGACTACATCGATCTTGGCGCCGATCTGATCTCGATCCGCGGCTACGACAACTTCAACGATGCGGTGGATTACGGCCGCTACATCCTGCCGCTCGTGCGCGAAGGTATTCGCGAACGGGAAGAGGCGAAGAAAAAGAACGCCGCGTGA
- a CDS encoding ABC transporter ATP-binding protein yields MDAMTVPTRQPSWANGAPPSSPLLSVEGVTLEYQVPGRVVRATQNVSFAVWEADRFILLGASGCGKSTLLKAVGGFLVPRTGRILLDGRPVHDPGPDRVVVFQEFDQLPPWKTVRENVAFPVRASGRLNRKEALERAEHYIEKVGLTRFADAYPNTLSGGMKQRVAIARALAMEPRILLMDEPFAALDALTRRKMQEELLALWEEVRFTLLFVTHSIEEALVVGNRIALLSPHPGRMRAEINSHEWDLASGGSPQFQAAANRIHDLLFESAEVEEENHD; encoded by the coding sequence ATGGACGCTATGACTGTACCTACCAGGCAGCCCAGTTGGGCAAACGGCGCACCACCTTCATCGCCCCTTCTTTCAGTCGAGGGCGTCACGCTGGAATATCAGGTGCCTGGTCGCGTGGTTCGCGCCACGCAGAATGTCAGCTTCGCTGTCTGGGAAGCCGACCGTTTCATCCTGCTCGGGGCTTCAGGCTGCGGCAAGTCCACCCTCTTGAAGGCAGTCGGCGGCTTCCTCGTGCCGCGCACCGGCCGGATACTGCTCGACGGTCGCCCGGTGCATGATCCCGGACCGGACCGTGTCGTCGTTTTTCAGGAGTTCGACCAGTTGCCGCCGTGGAAGACCGTTCGCGAGAACGTCGCCTTTCCGGTACGGGCTTCCGGCCGCCTCAATCGCAAGGAGGCCCTTGAACGAGCGGAACACTATATCGAGAAGGTCGGTTTGACCCGTTTTGCCGATGCCTATCCGAACACCCTATCCGGCGGCATGAAGCAACGCGTCGCCATTGCCCGTGCACTCGCCATGGAACCACGTATCCTGCTGATGGACGAACCATTCGCCGCTCTGGATGCGTTGACCCGGCGCAAGATGCAGGAAGAGCTTCTGGCGCTGTGGGAAGAGGTGCGCTTCACCCTGCTGTTCGTCACCCACTCCATTGAAGAAGCACTGGTGGTCGGCAACCGAATCGCGCTCCTGTCGCCGCATCCCGGACGGATGCGGGCCGAGATCAACAGCCATGAATGGGATCTGGCTAGTGGCGGAAGCCCACAGTTCCAGGCGGCCGCAAACCGCATTCACGACCTTCTGTTCGAAAGTGCCGAGGTCGAGGAAGAAAACCATGACTGA
- a CDS encoding LLM class flavin-dependent oxidoreductase gives MTIAMQSTTLPASFRPKQRLGFNTRVSFNDDAGPAQGLRDGIELFKQAERLGYQSGWAYQRHFDHYLSSPLPFFAAAGQHARHITFGSAVIPMRYQDPILLAEAAGTTDLLIDGRLELAISTGTNASFDAVFGAVDTDARTEAKRRQARFLSAIAGDVLHRVVEQGPGAPQGAELRVTPYSPTLRARIRQGSASIESAVQAAELGIGLISGTVLHDQAEGETFGQYQARIIETFRVTWHKRWATEPPPVAVAASILVGTTAELREKYAAYDLERRTKGIAASRPIGALAPAGQPAGAQISPVFQGTPDQVIDAVLNDPGLAAADEVVLFLPPAFGLAENLRLLTDLAETVAPELGWSPTLGP, from the coding sequence ATGACTATCGCCATGCAATCCACCACCCTGCCCGCATCGTTCCGTCCCAAGCAGCGGCTGGGTTTCAACACCCGGGTGTCGTTCAATGATGATGCCGGACCTGCCCAAGGCCTGCGCGATGGGATTGAACTGTTCAAACAGGCCGAGCGGCTCGGTTACCAGTCTGGTTGGGCCTATCAGCGGCACTTCGACCACTACCTTTCGTCGCCGCTCCCGTTCTTCGCCGCGGCCGGCCAGCATGCCAGGCATATCACGTTTGGATCGGCGGTCATTCCGATGCGCTATCAGGATCCAATCCTGCTCGCGGAAGCCGCCGGCACGACCGACCTGTTGATCGACGGCCGGTTGGAACTCGCAATCTCGACCGGCACCAACGCAAGCTTTGATGCCGTGTTCGGCGCCGTCGACACCGACGCGCGCACAGAGGCCAAACGCCGCCAGGCACGCTTTCTCTCCGCGATTGCAGGGGACGTCCTCCATAGGGTTGTCGAGCAAGGTCCCGGTGCGCCACAGGGTGCTGAGCTGCGTGTGACGCCGTATAGCCCGACGCTCAGGGCCCGCATTCGCCAAGGTTCGGCCAGCATCGAGTCTGCCGTGCAGGCAGCCGAGCTCGGCATCGGGCTCATCTCCGGGACTGTCCTGCACGACCAGGCCGAAGGAGAGACATTCGGGCAGTATCAGGCCCGCATCATCGAGACTTTTCGTGTCACCTGGCACAAGAGGTGGGCGACGGAGCCGCCGCCCGTGGCCGTCGCCGCCTCCATCCTCGTCGGCACCACCGCAGAACTGCGCGAGAAATATGCGGCCTATGATCTGGAGCGCCGCACCAAGGGCATTGCCGCGTCACGTCCCATAGGCGCGCTTGCCCCTGCCGGTCAGCCGGCGGGCGCCCAGATTTCGCCTGTCTTCCAGGGAACGCCGGATCAAGTGATCGATGCTGTCCTCAATGACCCTGGGCTTGCCGCCGCCGATGAGGTCGTGCTCTTCCTCCCTCCCGCCTTTGGACTTGCCGAAAACCTACGGCTTTTGACCGATCTTGCCGAGACGGTTGCTCCAGAGCTCGGATGGTCACCCACCCTCGGACCGTGA
- a CDS encoding acyl-CoA dehydrogenase family protein: MSHDPIILDATARILAEAAPEADQAGQFPWIGIRAVYEAGLLESTVATRYGGQGGTLADAAHILAALGRGDPSVALITAMTIFTHLAQATKDYWPDNLYRRLLAEAKQRPLLLNAARVEPELGSPARGGLPGTIARRTATGWSITGRKRFVTGACGLTHFLVWAHTDELPGRVGTFVVPNGLPGIQVVENWKSLGMRATGSHDVEYKDVEIPAENVLELVDPSVAQQDNRVHAAITLALTAIYLGAAEAAQAAFIRFAHERVPANLGHPIARTERFMTLSGEIDLLVSGARQIIFGALENSQGDADNLIRARLLAGRQIREAVQIAVRGIGNPGLNADLGLERHFRDIQSVLVHAPQEDTSVSILGRAAFDRWHRAEADRPGCPESISILKTA; encoded by the coding sequence ATGTCCCATGATCCAATCATCCTCGACGCTACGGCGCGCATTCTCGCAGAGGCCGCACCGGAAGCGGACCAGGCCGGCCAGTTTCCCTGGATCGGTATTCGAGCCGTTTATGAGGCTGGCCTCCTCGAAAGCACCGTTGCGACCCGCTATGGCGGTCAAGGTGGGACGCTTGCCGATGCGGCTCATATCCTCGCAGCTCTGGGCCGGGGTGACCCTTCAGTCGCTCTGATCACCGCTATGACGATCTTCACCCATCTGGCGCAGGCGACAAAGGACTATTGGCCGGACAATCTCTATCGGCGCCTGCTGGCGGAAGCGAAGCAGCGTCCGCTGCTGCTCAACGCCGCGCGCGTGGAGCCGGAACTGGGGTCGCCAGCACGCGGCGGCCTGCCTGGGACGATCGCCCGCCGCACGGCGACCGGCTGGTCGATCACGGGTCGTAAGCGTTTCGTGACGGGCGCCTGCGGGCTCACGCATTTTCTCGTCTGGGCACATACGGACGAATTGCCAGGGCGGGTTGGAACCTTCGTCGTGCCGAACGGTCTTCCCGGCATCCAGGTTGTCGAGAACTGGAAAAGCCTTGGCATGCGCGCCACAGGATCGCATGACGTCGAATACAAGGATGTCGAGATCCCGGCGGAAAACGTGCTGGAACTCGTCGATCCTTCCGTGGCCCAACAGGACAACCGCGTCCATGCGGCGATCACCCTGGCGCTGACTGCAATCTATCTCGGGGCGGCCGAAGCCGCACAGGCGGCCTTCATCCGTTTCGCCCATGAGCGCGTGCCGGCCAATCTCGGCCATCCCATTGCCCGCACCGAGCGTTTCATGACGCTCTCGGGCGAAATCGACCTGCTTGTCTCCGGTGCCCGCCAGATCATCTTCGGCGCATTGGAAAACAGCCAGGGCGATGCGGATAACCTGATCAGGGCGAGACTTTTGGCCGGCCGACAGATCCGTGAGGCGGTGCAGATCGCAGTCCGCGGCATCGGCAATCCGGGCCTTAATGCGGATCTCGGGCTTGAACGGCATTTCCGGGATATCCAGTCGGTACTCGTCCATGCGCCGCAGGAAGATACGTCCGTCTCGATCCTGGGCCGTGCCGCCTTCGACCGATGGCACCGGGCCGAAGCCGACCGGCCGGGCTGCCCCGAGAGTATCTCCATTCTCAAGACGGCCTGA
- a CDS encoding ABC transporter permease, with product MTDVLSADAKTAPQPMPPLRPEYERPLEPLADTTSEEVLPVYRRLWQRAWPRKSLILLCLALLWEIIARLQANELLLPPFSAAIRALVEDTISGVIPVRALNSLDVLIKGYAAGVVLAFVLTSLAVSTQLGRDLLSTLTSMLNPLPPIALLPLALLWFGLGQGSLVFVLIHSVLWPLALNMYTGFTGVPETLRMAGRNYGLRGVRYVLFILVPAALPSIIAGLKIGWAFAWRTLIAAELVFGASSGKGGLGWYIFQNRNELYTDRVFAGLITVILFGLLVENVLFRQLECRTVAKWGMAR from the coding sequence ATGACTGATGTTCTGAGCGCCGATGCGAAAACCGCTCCGCAACCCATGCCGCCGCTCCGCCCCGAATACGAGCGGCCGCTCGAGCCACTTGCAGACACGACGAGCGAAGAGGTTCTTCCGGTCTATCGAAGACTCTGGCAGCGCGCCTGGCCGCGCAAAAGCCTGATCCTGCTCTGTCTCGCCTTGCTATGGGAAATCATCGCGAGACTTCAGGCAAACGAGCTGCTGCTGCCACCGTTTTCGGCTGCGATCAGGGCTCTGGTAGAGGACACCATCAGTGGCGTCATTCCAGTCCGCGCCCTGAACTCGCTGGATGTCCTTATCAAGGGCTATGCGGCAGGCGTCGTTCTTGCCTTCGTGCTCACCTCGCTGGCCGTCTCCACCCAGCTCGGCCGAGACCTTTTGTCGACGCTGACCTCCATGCTCAATCCCCTGCCCCCGATCGCGCTTCTACCGCTGGCGCTGCTTTGGTTCGGGCTGGGACAGGGAAGTCTCGTCTTCGTGCTGATCCATTCGGTACTCTGGCCGCTGGCGCTCAACATGTATACCGGTTTTACGGGCGTGCCGGAAACCTTGCGGATGGCCGGCCGCAATTACGGGCTGCGAGGAGTCCGCTACGTGCTTTTCATCCTCGTGCCTGCAGCCCTGCCGTCAATCATTGCGGGCCTTAAGATCGGGTGGGCCTTCGCCTGGCGCACACTGATTGCGGCCGAACTGGTCTTCGGAGCCTCCTCCGGCAAGGGCGGGCTTGGCTGGTACATCTTCCAGAACCGAAACGAGCTCTACACCGACCGGGTCTTTGCTGGGCTGATCACGGTCATCCTCTTCGGCCTTCTGGTCGAGAACGTCCTCTTCCGCCAGCTGGAGTGCAGGACTGTGGCGAAATGGGGAATGGCGCGCTAA
- a CDS encoding LLM class flavin-dependent oxidoreductase, giving the protein MSSHCEFLWYIPNDVKAGHRGDVASQDHNSLDTLTTQARALEEHGWKGALIGTGWGRPDTFTIAAALVARTTTFEPLIAVRPGYWKPANFASSAATLDHLSGGRVRVNVVSGPDELAAYGDKEGDQVQRYARTKEFMRLTRKLWTEEEVSFTGEYFQVARSTVAPRLTPIGDRRHPKLYFGGASEAAERVAATEADVQLFWGEPLDGVRDRIDRLKALSKALDRDLAPLEFGLRITTLVRDTTDQAWADAEAKVAKMVEGTAGNWQDHRHGTAVGQRRLLDLVRQGDVLDDNLYTAPGKFGGGGAATTWLVGSAEDVAHSLRKYEELGITHFVLSDTPYLAEMKRQGDQLLPLLA; this is encoded by the coding sequence ATGAGCAGTCATTGCGAATTTCTGTGGTACATTCCAAACGATGTCAAAGCCGGTCACCGTGGCGATGTGGCCAGCCAGGATCACAATAGCCTGGACACGCTGACGACACAGGCAAGAGCTCTGGAAGAGCACGGCTGGAAAGGCGCCTTGATCGGCACGGGCTGGGGCCGGCCCGATACATTCACCATTGCAGCGGCGCTCGTTGCCCGCACGACGACTTTCGAGCCGTTGATCGCGGTCCGGCCGGGCTATTGGAAACCGGCGAACTTTGCCTCCTCCGCAGCAACGCTCGATCACCTGAGTGGCGGGCGCGTTCGCGTCAACGTCGTTTCCGGGCCGGACGAGCTTGCAGCCTATGGCGACAAAGAGGGCGACCAGGTGCAGCGGTATGCCCGCACGAAGGAGTTCATGCGGCTGACCCGCAAACTCTGGACGGAAGAAGAGGTTAGCTTCACTGGCGAGTATTTCCAGGTCGCCAGATCCACCGTAGCGCCGCGGCTGACGCCGATCGGTGATCGCCGCCATCCCAAACTCTATTTCGGAGGAGCCTCGGAGGCTGCCGAGCGCGTCGCCGCAACCGAAGCCGATGTGCAGCTCTTCTGGGGAGAACCGCTTGATGGCGTGCGGGACCGGATCGACCGGTTGAAGGCGCTCAGCAAGGCACTTGATCGCGATCTGGCGCCACTGGAATTCGGCCTAAGGATCACGACACTCGTTCGGGACACGACGGATCAAGCGTGGGCGGATGCAGAAGCGAAGGTTGCCAAAATGGTCGAGGGAACGGCCGGAAACTGGCAGGATCATCGCCACGGCACTGCCGTTGGTCAGCGACGTCTCCTGGACCTTGTCCGGCAAGGCGACGTGCTGGATGACAATCTCTATACAGCGCCGGGCAAATTCGGAGGAGGTGGAGCAGCAACGACCTGGCTGGTCGGGTCAGCCGAGGATGTCGCGCATTCTCTGCGCAAATACGAAGAACTTGGAATCACCCATTTTGTGCTCTCCGACACGCCATACCTTGCGGAAATGAAGCGGCAAGGTGACCAGCTGCTTCCGCTTCTGGCATAG
- a CDS encoding C-terminal binding protein → MTAGKKYVVGITDHMIGSPDLEAEVLGDDVEIDFFASTDEASFAPDRLARLDALMVWGARLGPKIISHMTRCRGVVRYGVGYEKIDLTALDSAGIPFANNPDYGTEEVADHALAMILSLHRRLWKHDARARGYTSGWQVHSLKPLPRSNKATVGVVGVGRIGTAVVNRLKPFGFHILGYDPGQPPGHEKAIGYERADRLVELLGRSDIVTLHCPADAETRGILDAGGLARLKPGAIVVNTARGELIEDLDALEVALRSGHLSAAAIDTLVREPPGDHSLLTAWRNREDWLAGRLVITPHNAFYSDHAAIEMRRNAAKTVRILLDEGKLRNRVTDRS, encoded by the coding sequence ATGACGGCAGGGAAAAAATATGTGGTCGGAATTACCGACCACATGATCGGTTCGCCTGATCTCGAGGCCGAGGTCCTTGGTGATGATGTCGAGATCGACTTTTTCGCCAGTACCGACGAGGCATCCTTCGCTCCTGATCGTCTTGCAAGGCTCGACGCGCTGATGGTTTGGGGCGCAAGGCTAGGGCCGAAAATCATTTCACACATGACCCGCTGCAGGGGCGTGGTGCGCTATGGCGTAGGCTACGAAAAGATCGATCTCACGGCACTCGACAGTGCCGGCATCCCCTTCGCCAACAATCCCGATTACGGCACCGAAGAAGTCGCTGATCATGCGCTGGCGATGATCCTGTCCTTGCATCGGCGGCTTTGGAAACATGATGCTCGCGCCCGCGGCTATACGTCTGGATGGCAGGTTCATAGCCTCAAGCCGCTTCCCCGCTCGAACAAGGCGACGGTGGGTGTCGTCGGCGTCGGACGGATCGGCACGGCGGTGGTCAACCGACTGAAACCTTTCGGCTTCCACATCCTTGGCTATGATCCCGGCCAGCCGCCTGGGCATGAGAAGGCAATCGGCTATGAACGGGCGGACCGGTTGGTGGAGCTTTTGGGCCGCTCCGATATCGTTACGCTTCATTGTCCGGCGGACGCAGAGACCCGTGGTATTCTGGACGCCGGGGGTCTTGCACGGCTGAAGCCGGGCGCCATTGTCGTCAACACCGCGCGCGGCGAGTTGATCGAAGATCTCGATGCACTTGAGGTCGCGCTTCGCAGCGGCCATCTAAGCGCCGCCGCGATCGACACGCTGGTCAGGGAACCGCCTGGCGACCATTCGCTGTTGACCGCGTGGCGCAACCGCGAGGATTGGCTCGCAGGGCGGTTGGTGATCACCCCGCACAATGCCTTCTATTCCGATCATGCAGCCATCGAGATGCGACGCAATGCGGCAAAGACGGTCAGGATTCTCCTCGACGAGGGCAAGCTTCGAAATCGGGTCACGGACAGATCATGA
- a CDS encoding ABC transporter substrate-binding protein, which produces MKALSLSTFVKFNRHKALGAAFGIVATLLAGQAAAEGKITIAQQFGISYLILDVVRDQKLIEKHGKQAGVDIEVEWASISGATAMNEALLANNLDIVSAGVPPALTMWDRSKGDVKLVAALGSLPNYLLTTSPDVHTLKDFSDKDRIAVPAAGVGFQSRTLQIEAAKLFGPDNFQKLDQISVSLPHPDATAALISGGTEVNSHFSSAPFYYQALQANKAVHKVISSYDILGGPATFNVLYTTAAFHDENPKTYAAFYSALREAADWINANKEKAAETFIRQQNSKLSPQLVLEIINDPENDFTIVPQNTFVYATELHKLGVLKSEAQSWKDYFFPEAHGGNGG; this is translated from the coding sequence ATGAAGGCACTCAGCCTTTCGACATTCGTGAAATTCAATCGCCACAAAGCTCTGGGCGCTGCATTCGGTATCGTCGCCACACTGTTGGCAGGACAGGCCGCCGCCGAGGGCAAGATCACGATCGCGCAGCAGTTCGGAATTTCCTATCTGATCCTGGATGTCGTTCGCGACCAAAAACTCATCGAAAAGCATGGTAAGCAAGCCGGCGTCGATATCGAAGTCGAGTGGGCGAGCATCTCTGGTGCGACTGCGATGAACGAGGCGCTTCTCGCCAACAATCTCGACATCGTTTCGGCAGGCGTGCCGCCGGCATTGACAATGTGGGACCGTTCCAAGGGCGACGTAAAGCTGGTGGCTGCGCTCGGTTCATTACCGAACTACCTGCTGACGACCAGTCCTGATGTGCACACACTCAAGGATTTCAGTGACAAAGACCGGATCGCTGTTCCTGCCGCCGGCGTCGGCTTCCAGTCGCGAACGCTGCAGATCGAGGCCGCCAAACTCTTCGGGCCGGATAATTTCCAGAAGCTCGATCAGATTTCCGTCAGCCTCCCTCACCCGGACGCGACCGCGGCGCTGATCTCTGGTGGCACAGAAGTGAATTCGCACTTTTCCTCTGCACCCTTCTATTACCAGGCCCTGCAGGCAAACAAGGCGGTGCATAAGGTCATCAGTTCCTATGACATCCTCGGTGGGCCGGCGACCTTCAACGTGCTTTATACCACCGCGGCTTTCCACGACGAAAATCCGAAGACCTATGCCGCCTTCTACTCTGCGCTGCGTGAAGCTGCAGACTGGATCAATGCAAACAAGGAGAAAGCGGCAGAGACGTTCATACGCCAGCAGAATTCGAAGCTCTCGCCGCAGCTCGTCCTCGAAATCATCAACGATCCCGAGAACGATTTCACCATCGTCCCTCAGAATACATTCGTTTACGCGACGGAGCTTCACAAGCTCGGCGTGCTGAAGAGCGAAGCCCAGTCCTGGAAGGATTATTTCTTCCCTGAGGCTCATGGCGGGAACGGCGGCTAA
- the msuE gene encoding FMN reductase: MNNNLIVGFSGNISRPSSTKRFVENVTEALAKQAGLSHAVFDVEDLGSSLTAARSVTDLDPAARKVVRTIIDADALVIGSPTYKGSYTGLFKHVIDLLDPADLRGKPIVLTATGGGDRHSLVVEHQLRPLFAFFEAFVTPTAIYASGRDFIDGAPSPAILGRVNQALGEASLLLNARSRLAAIAAE, from the coding sequence ATGAACAACAATCTGATCGTCGGCTTCTCGGGCAATATCTCGCGGCCCTCCAGCACGAAGCGTTTCGTGGAAAATGTGACGGAGGCGCTCGCGAAGCAAGCCGGCCTGAGTCATGCGGTTTTCGATGTCGAAGATCTCGGATCGTCTCTGACGGCAGCACGGTCGGTGACCGATCTCGATCCCGCCGCGCGCAAGGTCGTCCGCACGATCATCGACGCCGATGCGCTCGTCATCGGATCGCCGACCTATAAGGGAAGCTATACCGGCCTCTTCAAGCACGTGATCGATCTGCTCGATCCCGCCGATCTGCGCGGCAAGCCGATCGTGCTGACGGCGACAGGAGGCGGAGACCGGCATTCGCTTGTCGTCGAGCACCAGTTGCGACCACTCTTTGCGTTTTTCGAGGCCTTCGTGACGCCGACCGCGATCTACGCCTCGGGCCGTGATTTCATCGACGGCGCCCCCTCGCCTGCGATACTCGGTCGCGTGAACCAGGCGCTTGGCGAGGCTTCCCTGCTTTTGAACGCACGCTCGAGATTGGCGGCAATAGCGGCAGAATAG